A genome region from Candidatus Anoxymicrobium japonicum includes the following:
- a CDS encoding translation elongation factor-like protein — MPEQQIGKVAHYFNKIGVAAIELSGELAVGDTIHVKGHTSDWTQTVDSIQIEHDTVEKAGAGDDVGIKVDAHAHEHDIVFKVT; from the coding sequence GTGCCTGAACAGCAGATTGGCAAAGTAGCTCACTACTTCAACAAGATCGGTGTCGCCGCGATCGAACTGAGTGGCGAGCTGGCCGTTGGTGACACGATTCACGTCAAAGGTCACACCTCCGACTGGACCCAGACTGTCGACTCGATACAGATCGAGCACGACACGGTGGAAAAGGCGGGCGCTGGCGATGATGTAGGGATCAAGGTAGACGCCCACGCGCACGAGCACGACATCGTCTTTAAGGTCACTTAA
- a CDS encoding acyl-CoA dehydrogenase has protein sequence MDFNLSEEQLLFKQSVIEFAQKEIQPGAMERDEEARFDRDVWDKASEFGLMSLPYPEEYGGSGASLMDTTLAGEALAYGGLDAGFCLSWGAHVVIGGVPIWQLGTEEQKKKYLPKIASGEWIAGMGLTEPEAGSDAAGLLTTADKKDGYYVLNGSKTFITNGPIGNVFVVLAKTDKEKGAAGISGFIVEKDFPGFSVGPAMHKTGNRSSPTSELFFDNCEVPVENLLGEENNGFMGVALATLEWERSVMVAAAVGGMEIQLEECVKYAKERKQFGRSIAKFQAVQFMLADMKMWLETSRWTLYKTAWNKDQGIMDPLQASIAKLYVTETALKAAHNAIQIHGGYGYIKEYAVERAYRDAQIGVLGGGTSEIQRWIIGRLLIGK, from the coding sequence ATGGATTTCAATTTAAGTGAGGAACAACTACTGTTCAAGCAGTCGGTGATCGAATTCGCGCAGAAGGAGATCCAGCCCGGCGCCATGGAGCGGGACGAGGAAGCGCGGTTCGATCGCGACGTCTGGGACAAGGCCTCGGAGTTTGGATTGATGAGCCTGCCATACCCTGAGGAGTACGGTGGAAGCGGTGCGAGCCTCATGGACACGACACTCGCGGGAGAAGCGCTTGCTTACGGAGGGCTCGACGCCGGGTTCTGCCTTTCTTGGGGCGCGCATGTTGTCATAGGTGGTGTTCCGATCTGGCAGCTTGGCACCGAGGAACAGAAGAAGAAGTACCTGCCGAAGATAGCCTCAGGCGAGTGGATCGCCGGGATGGGCCTTACCGAGCCGGAAGCTGGAAGCGACGCGGCAGGATTGCTGACCACGGCTGACAAAAAGGACGGATACTATGTCCTCAACGGCTCCAAGACGTTCATCACCAACGGCCCTATCGGCAACGTTTTTGTGGTGCTGGCCAAGACGGACAAGGAGAAGGGCGCGGCTGGCATAAGCGGCTTCATAGTCGAGAAAGATTTCCCCGGCTTTTCCGTCGGTCCGGCGATGCACAAAACCGGCAATCGTTCGTCACCGACCTCCGAGCTTTTTTTTGACAACTGCGAGGTTCCAGTGGAGAATCTGCTGGGTGAGGAGAACAACGGCTTCATGGGGGTAGCGCTGGCGACTCTGGAGTGGGAGCGCTCCGTCATGGTGGCCGCCGCGGTTGGGGGCATGGAGATACAACTGGAGGAGTGTGTCAAGTACGCGAAAGAGCGCAAGCAGTTTGGAAGGTCTATAGCGAAATTCCAGGCGGTGCAGTTTATGCTGGCGGACATGAAGATGTGGCTCGAGACCTCCAGATGGACACTCTACAAGACTGCATGGAACAAGGATCAAGGCATCATGGATCCGCTTCAGGCGTCGATCGCCAAGTTGTACGTCACGGAGACGGCGCTCAAAGCCGCGCACAACGCGATTCAGATACACGGTGGCTATGGCTACATAAAGGAGTACGCGGTAGAGCGCGCATATCGCGACGCGCAGATCGGAGTGCTCGGCGGCGGGACTTCGGAGATCCAGCGCTGGATCATCGGGAGGCTGCTGATCGGCAAGTAA